The Stieleria sp. JC731 genome has a segment encoding these proteins:
- a CDS encoding DUF1330 domain-containing protein produces MLQYASGRIYIDLLLQFDERFFVELVAALVLCNLFIFECDLRHLQRTGGMLQKMKCCLLTFMCLFACVSWADADESEKPSLGVSVTEDRLANLEQNSDVHPLIVMRLLKFKSDDGLKHYEEFLDSYSPLLRELGGELLFLGSTTPYKLSYESSHELFGLKENPWDLLAIERVRSRKDLRKLRGTEAYQKAEAELVSHLTEFNIHALNGTLRGGERRSLADTVVAPEFPDGEELFELNLLRFRPDGGEDKYYGEYAKHVLPMIRDVGSKVIYGLKSELMLAGTERYDRVVLVMYPSEKAFHQMVMSDEYQAVSPNREDALEVGHLFGFKNEGRRLRRFRNAQPSN; encoded by the coding sequence GTGCTTCAATATGCGTCGGGACGCATCTACATCGATCTGTTGCTACAATTTGATGAGCGTTTTTTTGTCGAATTGGTAGCAGCACTCGTTCTCTGTAACCTCTTCATTTTTGAGTGTGACCTACGACACCTTCAACGGACCGGCGGAATGTTGCAGAAAATGAAATGTTGTTTGCTCACTTTCATGTGCCTCTTCGCCTGCGTCTCGTGGGCCGATGCGGATGAATCGGAAAAACCAAGCCTGGGTGTATCGGTCACTGAGGATCGACTCGCAAATCTTGAACAGAATTCCGATGTGCATCCGCTCATCGTGATGCGGCTCTTAAAATTCAAGAGCGATGATGGCCTGAAGCACTACGAAGAGTTTCTCGATTCGTATTCACCGTTGCTACGAGAATTGGGTGGTGAACTCCTATTCTTGGGTAGCACCACTCCGTACAAGCTAAGCTATGAGTCATCTCATGAGTTGTTTGGATTGAAAGAGAACCCTTGGGATTTGCTTGCCATTGAACGGGTTCGCTCACGCAAAGATCTCCGAAAGCTCCGAGGCACGGAGGCCTACCAAAAAGCCGAAGCTGAGCTTGTATCCCATTTGACGGAATTCAACATTCATGCGCTAAACGGAACGCTTCGAGGAGGCGAGCGCCGCAGCTTGGCCGATACCGTGGTAGCACCGGAATTCCCGGATGGAGAAGAACTTTTCGAACTCAATCTTCTCCGATTTCGACCCGATGGTGGCGAAGATAAGTACTACGGCGAATACGCAAAGCATGTTCTGCCCATGATTCGTGACGTTGGGTCCAAGGTGATCTACGGTCTCAAGTCGGAACTGATGTTGGCCGGGACTGAGCGATACGATCGAGTTGTTCTAGTCATGTATCCATCAGAGAAGGCGTTTCATCAAATGGTGATGAGCGATGAGTATCAAGCGGTCTCACCTAATCGAGAGGATGCTTTGGAGGTAGGGCATCTGTTTGGATTCAAAAACGAAGGACGCCGCCTGAGGCGATTCCGAAATGCGCAACCATCAAACTAG